The following is a genomic window from Bacteroidia bacterium.
TTCCGGATTTGAAGAATTCCTGAAAGAAAAATACATCCGATAAATAGTTTCTCCAAAATTTCGGTTCATAAACCTGTTCATAATTTATAAACGCTGCCTTAAAAAAGCATCGAAACGATTGTACCTTGCACTCGTACTAAATCTCTCATTCGCATGGAAAAAGTAAATTCTTTGAAAATCGTTTTCAAGAAATTTGAAAAATGGTTTGACAGAAAATTAGGTTGGTTTTTTACCAACGGAATGAAAACCTTGCAAGAAACACACTAAATTTTAATACACACATTTTTAGGTTCGGTAAAAAACAGAAGCGCTTCAAAGCCGCCTTCTCTGCCAACTCCAGAGCTTTTTACGCCGCCAAAAGGCGTTCTCAAATCACGTAATAACCAACAATTTACCCAAACAATTCCGCTGTGAATTTGTTGTGCCATGCGGTGTGCCCGCGATAAATGTTCCGTCCAAACAGTAGCCGCTAATCCGTATTGCGTGCTGT
Proteins encoded in this region:
- a CDS encoding aldehyde dehydrogenase family protein, whose translation is STQYGLAATVWTEHLSRAHRMAQQIHSGIVWVNCWLLRDLRTPFGGVKSSGVGREGGFEALLFFTEPKNVCIKI